TCCGGACAGGGACGTCAGCGGCGGGTTGATGAAGAACACCGTGAGCAGCGCCTGCGCCGCGGACTGCGTGAAGGTCGCGAGCAGGGTCCCGAGCCCGATGCCGGAGAGCAGGCACAACCCGGACCCGCCCAACACCACGATCACGCTGCCCTGAAACGGGACGTGAAAAGCCACCCGGATCAGCCCCAGCGCGAGGAGCGCCATCGCGGACAGGAGGACAAACACCGGCGCGATCTTGGCGAGAATGACCTCGGCGGTGCTGGCCGGAGACATCAGGAGCTGCTCGATCGTGCCGAACTCACGCTCCTTCAGCATGACGGTGGACGAGATGAGGGTGCCGTTCAGAATCAGCAGCATCCCGAACACCCCGGTCGTGATGAACCACGAGCTCACGAGACCGGGGTTGAACAGGAAGGCCGGAGCGAGGACCACCGCCCCCCGTTCGCTCACGGCCGGCGCGGCGATCCGCCGGAAGGTCGCGTGCAGGCCCTGCGCCGCGAGCCCGGCGCTGTAGGCCTGCACCACGCCTTCGGCGTACCCGCGGCTGATCTGGGCGGTGTTCACGTTCATCGCGTTCAACAGAAATTGCACGGTCACCGGACGGCCGCGCACGAGGTCGCGGGCGAAGTCGTGG
This genomic interval from bacterium contains the following:
- a CDS encoding ABC transporter permease, yielding MSALLGGLVSGRFRALLAKEFRQILRDRRLVFSLTVAPVLQLLLLGSVLNADVSNVSLGVVDDSGTPESRELVAELTQSRSFRLGGYYLSADRLGAAISRGTIDAGVVIPHDFARDLVRGRPVTVQFLLNAMNVNTAQISRGYAEGVVQAYSAGLAAQGLHATFRRIAAPAVSERGAVVLAPAFLFNPGLVSSWFITTGVFGMLLILNGTLISSTVMLKEREFGTIEQLLMSPASTAEVILAKIAPVFVLLSAMALLALGLIRVAFHVPFQGSVIVVLGGSGLCLLSGIGLGTLLATFTQSAAQALLTVFFINPPLTSLSGALMPVEAMPRWMQPLVVVNPIYHFGRITRGALIKGSGFETLWPNFVALLVFTAVLLSLSVWRFRRQLG